The DNA sequence ACGGTCTCCGACTACCTCTTCGCCAAGGACCGCATCTTCGCCTCGCTGACCCTCGACCAGAACGAGCTGGCCCTCTACGACCGGCTCTACGAGGTGCTGGGCCCGCGGGTGGTGAAGCCCGACCTGGTCGTCTACCTGCAGGCGCGCAACGAGGTGCTGCTCAAGCGCATCACCCGGCGCGGTCGGCCCTACGAGCGGGACATCGACCCGGCCTACGTCGAGGCGCTGGCCACCGCCTACGCCGGCTACTTCTTCCACTACGAGGAGACGCCGCTGCTGGTGGTGAACACCAGCGACATCGACCTGGTCGGCAGCGAGGCCGACCTGGAGGCGCTGGCGGCGGTCATCCGGCGCCACCGCAAGGGCGTCCAGCACTACGTCCCCATGGCCACCGGGCGCTAGCCCCGGGGAGGGCGGGCGCGCAGGACAGGTGACAGGCGCCTCCCCTTCGGCTTAGATCGTCCTTCTCCCTTCCAATGGGCGGGACCCCGCGAGGGGCCTACACCGGAGGTCGGCATGTCCACGCAGACCGGCGCACCGCGCCGCATCACCATCCACGAGCTCCGGCGGCTGAAGGAGCGCGGCGAGAAGATCGCCGTGGTCACGGCCTACGACGCCACCGCCGCCCGCCTGGTCGGCGAGGCCGGCGTCGACGTGGTGCTGGTGGGCGACTCGCTCGGCATGGTGGTGCAGGGGCACGAGTCCACCCTGCCGGTCACCCTCGAGCACATGATCTACCACTCGGCCATGGTGCGGCGCGGCCTCACCCGCGCCGGCGCCCGGGCCCACCTGGTGGGCGACCTGCCCTTCGGCAGCTACCAGGCCAGCCAGGACGAGGCGGTCAAGGCGGCCATGCGGCTGGTGTCGGAGGGCGGCGTCGAGGCGGTCAAGCTGGAGGGCGGCGCCGACTACGCCGAGGTGATCCGGCGCATGGTGCGGGCCGGCGTGCCGGTCATGGGCCACATCGGGCTGACCCCCCAGTCGGTGCACAAGCTGGGCGGCTACGTGGTGCAGGGCAAGGACGCCGAGCGCGCCCAGGCGCTGCTGCGCGACGCCCGCGCCCTGGAGTCGGCCGGCTGCTACGCCATCGTGCTGGAGTGCATCCCCACCGAGCTGGCGCGGGTCATCACCGGGCAGGTCGGCGTGCCCACCATCGGCATCGGCGCCGGCCCGAGCTGCGACGGCCAGGTGCTGGTCCTCAACGACCTGCTGGGCCTCGACGAGGCCTTCACCCCCAGGTTCGTCAAGCGCTACGCCGAGCTGGGCGGCGAGGTGCGCGGCGCGGTGGGGCGCTACGTGGCCGAGGTGAAGGCCCGCGCCTTCCCGGCCGACGAGCACGTCTTCCACTCCTCCTCGGTCCGGCTGGTGCCGGTGGCCGACGAGGAGGAGGGGCGCGAGGACCTCCCGGGCGTCATGGGCGCGCCGGTCTAGCGAGGCGGACGCCGGGACCCCGTGACCACCCCCGAGCTCGTCACCGACCCGGCCGCCTGGCAGGCGCGCTGCCTCGCGGCCCGCGACCAGGGCGTGCGCCTGGCGCTGGTGCCCACCATGGGCTCCCTGCACGCCGGCCACGCCTCGCTGCTGGCCGAGGCGCGCCGCCGCGCCGACGCGGGCGGCCGCCGCGGCCTGGCGCTGGCCACCATCTTCGTCAACCCCACCCAGTTCGGGCCCGGCGAGGACCTGTCGCGCTACCCGCGCGACCTCGGCGGCGATCTCGCCACCTGCGCCGCGGCCGGGGTGGACTGGGTGCTGGCCCCGCCCGACCCGGGGCAGGTCTTCCGGCCCGGCCACCAGACCTGGGTGACGGTGGAGCAGGCCAGCCAGGGGCTGTGCGGCGCCTCGCGCCCGGGCCACTTCCGCGGCGTGGCCACGGTGGTCCTGAAGCTCCTCAACCTGACCCGGCCGCACCTGGCGCTCTTCGGCGAGAAGGACTGGCAGCAGCTGGCGGTCATCCGGGCCATGGCGCTGGACCTGGACCTGGGGCTGGAGGTGGTGGGGATGCCCATCGTGCGGGAGCCGGACGGGCTGGCCATGTCCTCGCGCAACGCCTACCTGTCGGCGGAGGAGCGCGGCCGGGCGCTGGCGCTGTCGCGGGCGCTCCTCGAGGCGCGCCAGGAGGTGCTGGCCGGGCGGCGGGCGGCGGCGGCGCTGACGGAGCGGGCCCGGCGGCGCCTCTCGGAGGCCGGGGCGCGGGTGGACTACGTGGCGCTGGTGCACCCGGAGACGCTGGCGCCGCTGGCCGAGGCCACGCCCGGGGCGGTGCTGCTGCTGGCGGCCTTCGTGGGCAAGACCCGGCTCATCGACAACCTGGTGCTGCCGTGAGGCGGCCTGGGCGCGGGGGCGGGCCGTGAGCAAGAAGGCGGGTGGGGCCAAGAGGGGCGGCGGGGCCGAGGAGGGCCTCACGGTGGTGGCGCGCAACAAGAAGGCCGGCTTCGACTTCGACCTCGAGGAGCGCTTCGAGGCCGGGCTGGTGCTGCAGGGCAGCGAGGTGAAGTCGCTGCGCGCCGGCAACGCCAACCTGGCCGACGCCTATGCCCGCCCGGTCAAGGGCGAGCTCTTCCTCATG is a window from the Anaeromyxobacter sp. genome containing:
- a CDS encoding deoxynucleoside kinase; this translates as MERPPERPRYIAIEGPIGVGKTTLAQLLAERLGGRLVLEPVEENPFLPAFYEDARTHAFQTQLFFLLSRFQQQQQLFQQDLFTQSTVSDYLFAKDRIFASLTLDQNELALYDRLYEVLGPRVVKPDLVVYLQARNEVLLKRITRRGRPYERDIDPAYVEALATAYAGYFFHYEETPLLVVNTSDIDLVGSEADLEALAAVIRRHRKGVQHYVPMATGR
- the panB gene encoding 3-methyl-2-oxobutanoate hydroxymethyltransferase, producing the protein MSTQTGAPRRITIHELRRLKERGEKIAVVTAYDATAARLVGEAGVDVVLVGDSLGMVVQGHESTLPVTLEHMIYHSAMVRRGLTRAGARAHLVGDLPFGSYQASQDEAVKAAMRLVSEGGVEAVKLEGGADYAEVIRRMVRAGVPVMGHIGLTPQSVHKLGGYVVQGKDAERAQALLRDARALESAGCYAIVLECIPTELARVITGQVGVPTIGIGAGPSCDGQVLVLNDLLGLDEAFTPRFVKRYAELGGEVRGAVGRYVAEVKARAFPADEHVFHSSSVRLVPVADEEEGREDLPGVMGAPV
- a CDS encoding pantoate--beta-alanine ligase, with amino-acid sequence MTTPELVTDPAAWQARCLAARDQGVRLALVPTMGSLHAGHASLLAEARRRADAGGRRGLALATIFVNPTQFGPGEDLSRYPRDLGGDLATCAAAGVDWVLAPPDPGQVFRPGHQTWVTVEQASQGLCGASRPGHFRGVATVVLKLLNLTRPHLALFGEKDWQQLAVIRAMALDLDLGLEVVGMPIVREPDGLAMSSRNAYLSAEERGRALALSRALLEARQEVLAGRRAAAALTERARRRLSEAGARVDYVALVHPETLAPLAEATPGAVLLLAAFVGKTRLIDNLVLP